Proteins from a genomic interval of Actinomycetota bacterium:
- a CDS encoding HD domain-containing protein, with the protein TQAETTRAVAVLSHDAGEVERHQGLSRLLKEADLPHVRVGEVRVFDKAIGLEGQPSEEARASYGGALQLMREIDRLVRSNRTPSTTQVKGVVRSLVDNVLQNRYAMLQLTGLKNYDEYTFYHSANVAILALALGAAVTTDYRFLSSLGIGALLHDIGKLTVDLEILNKPGALSPDEWANVRQHPVHGAEMAALMPGLDKSAIVIILEHHMRYDCAGYPQRVPARTQHLTSRIVAVADSYDAMTSRRAYSAARVQDEAMAVMVKSAGNSLDPALVRLFVRLMGVYPPRSVVRLSSGEVGVVVTPSPLDPVRPLIRVITTPDGAMIDPHDLDLGVDAARSIIACLDPRGLNIEPDDYV; encoded by the coding sequence CACCCAGGCCGAGACGACACGCGCCGTTGCCGTGCTCTCACACGACGCGGGTGAGGTTGAACGCCACCAGGGACTCTCCCGCCTGCTCAAGGAGGCCGATCTGCCGCACGTGCGCGTCGGGGAGGTACGGGTCTTCGACAAGGCGATTGGCCTCGAAGGACAACCCTCCGAAGAGGCGCGGGCTTCCTACGGCGGCGCGCTTCAGCTCATGCGCGAGATCGATCGTCTCGTTCGCTCCAACCGAACCCCGAGTACCACGCAGGTGAAGGGTGTCGTGCGCAGTCTCGTCGACAACGTTCTGCAGAACCGCTATGCGATGCTTCAGCTCACCGGGCTCAAGAACTACGACGAGTACACCTTCTATCATTCCGCGAACGTCGCGATCCTCGCACTGGCACTTGGTGCTGCGGTCACGACAGACTACAGGTTCCTCTCGTCACTCGGGATCGGAGCGCTTCTCCACGACATCGGGAAGCTCACGGTCGACCTCGAAATCCTCAACAAGCCAGGCGCGCTCTCGCCGGACGAGTGGGCGAACGTGCGCCAGCATCCGGTCCACGGGGCTGAGATGGCAGCGCTCATGCCGGGTCTCGACAAGTCGGCCATCGTCATCATTCTCGAGCATCACATGCGCTACGATTGCGCCGGCTACCCGCAGCGCGTGCCCGCGCGGACGCAGCACCTCACGTCGCGCATCGTAGCTGTCGCCGACTCATACGACGCGATGACGTCCCGGCGTGCGTACAGCGCGGCGCGCGTGCAGGATGAGGCGATGGCTGTCATGGTCAAGAGCGCAGGGAACTCACTCGATCCGGCCCTCGTGCGCCTCTTCGTGAGGCTCATGGGGGTCTACCCGCCGAGGTCGGTCGTTCGCTTGTCAAGCGGCGAAGTCGGGGTTGTGGTCACGCCGAGTCCGCTCGATCCGGTGCGCCCCCTCATACGTGTCATCACAACACCCGATGGGGCGATGATCGACCCGCACGATCTCGATCTCGGCGTGGACGCTGCCCGCTCGATCATCGCCTGCCTAGATCCGCGCGGGCTCAACATCGAACCTGACGATTACGTCTGA
- a CDS encoding UPF0182 family protein, whose protein sequence is MAQQPVSRARMVVAIIATAVFLGMPLLGWLATVYTDWLWYLDLGEQQVFIVRIVSSVATAAIFGVFAFATIFVNVRIARGLAPRAVL, encoded by the coding sequence ATGGCACAACAACCAGTCTCGCGCGCGCGCATGGTCGTGGCCATCATCGCCACGGCGGTCTTTCTCGGCATGCCGCTTCTTGGGTGGCTTGCGACGGTCTACACGGACTGGCTGTGGTATCTCGACCTCGGCGAGCAGCAGGTCTTCATCGTGCGCATCGTCTCCAGCGTGGCGACAGCAGCGATCTTCGGGGTGTTCGCATTCGCGACGATCTTCGTGAACGTGCGCATCGCGCGTGGACTTGCGCCGCGCGCTGTGCTCA